In Daphnia magna isolate NIES linkage group LG6, ASM2063170v1.1, whole genome shotgun sequence, the following are encoded in one genomic region:
- the LOC116925629 gene encoding transmembrane protease serine 9: MTLISRLAFIEFVESRTNNEEETHVERRITKMLLKLMFVLVFGSAVASVHCFTSRIIGGSNAEPGEFPFVAQIQVTGQHWCNGYIYNDNWIVTTAACVIGYRHQPDALTVIVGQTDPSNLETEQIIPVFSIQIHENYDHSRRSNDVAMLQLSAAIVVGNYATVITAGYLDSSKEATVAGWTDGSAGEMKTLRYTNVPIRPNDACSTVYNQLWDSASMFCAGNATNDACNQGDAGAPLVQGTSPEGFHVVGLVSHTIGCGDPLYPTVYTRVSSYSTWMEDKGGAQVIQTDPTTEITTEGTDPATEITTKGTDPTTEITTEEIVPTSPVTYQCSTAHSPNQFPFMVSVLSSSTLSHLCAGFIYNERFIITAASCVIRKTGPMLNVTVGQFRFDRPETDETIFPVIAVTLHPQYRESNQTNNIAVVQISGSITFGENVNFIYYDSVLNGNPCSVAGWASTLDGACVRSLSLLWDNSEIIQTNADCSLSLISSFDSSTMFCTKKAADNCEFESGAPLIQGVPPVVVGIKSVSQECAKSSHVVYTRISYYFNWLISVSSRVVGGTDVNSKQFPFIVQIQTKGEHRCAGYIYNANWIVTTAVCVYGYKLSDLKVVVGQVSLIAIDPGEEYFDVISNHIHESYEAATKRNNIAMLQLSRSITFNDYSRSIAHGELPTTATNGTLLGWGNSGSGNIASSLKYAIVQVVNDDTCPSIDFDLWDPTSMICAGDFTHNACYGDAGGPLVLGTSVSNYVVVGLVSHSSSCFSPTAYIRLSFYTAWMQGIGGETSPMPTTLLQTSTTTTTVTTEIVTPSSPATTTMAQTTTQTTQTTPTQTQTSNTNVDITTEATTTTGFVQTCNVASAGQFPFVVSVGDLLSGRHSCAGFIYNANYVVTTASCVAMLDKDTIVVTAGSSRLNIAGADYLYGVQQVVTNTKGDIALIQTSRSFMFDENVNFIRFDQANYNEPSSNVIGWASTEAGGCTASFDLLWGATSLTSQISNCESLVSNFDAGTMICVAGSTNRNYNSAAIVGSCSFENGAPLIQGTPSLVIGIKSVVEQSCATGQVFTIYTRISTFFDWLLISAGPQP; this comes from the exons ATGACGTTAATCTCTCGC TTAGCATTCATTGAATTCGTTGAGTCGAGAACAAATAACGAAGAAGAAACGCACGTGGAACGTAGGATAACTAAAATGTTATTAAAGTTAATGTTCGTCTTGGTGTTTGGATCAG CAGTAGCTTCAGTACATTGTTTTACATCCCGGATAATTGGTGGATCTAATGCTGAACCGGGTGAGTTCCCATTCGTGGCGCAGATACAAGTAACAGGCCAGCATTGGTGTAATGGGTACATATATAACGACAACTGGATTGTAACAACAGCTGCCTGTGTTATTGG ATATCGTCACCAACCTGACGCCTTGACAGTGATTGTTGGACAAACTGATCCTAGTAATTTGGAAACGGAACAAATAATTCCAGTTTTTTCCATTCAAATTCATGAAAATTACGACCATAGTAGGAGGTCAAATGATGTTGCCATGCTGCAG CTTTCGGCGGCCATAGTAGTAGGAAATTACGCCACGGTAATTACTGCCGGCTATCTTGATTCAAGTAAGGAGGCTACTGTTGCTGGCTGGACCGATGGAAGT GCGGGCGAAATGAAAACTCTTAGATATACTAACGTTCCAATTCGACCAAATGATGCATGTTCCACGGTTTACAATCAGTTGTGGGATAGCGCTAGCATGTTCTGCGCTGGAAATG CCACAAATGATGCGTGTAATCAAGGAGATGCTGGCGCACCATTGGTACAAGGAACAAGCCCGGAAGGTTTTCATGTCGTTGGATTAGTTTCGCATACAATCGGATGCGGTGATCCGCTGTATCCTACTGTGTATACTCGGGTGTCGTCATATTCCACCTGGATGGAAGACAAAGGAGGAGCTCAGGTCATCCAGACTGACCCAACTACAGAAATCACAACGGAGGGGACTGATCCAGCTACCGAAATAACAACGAAGGGGACTGACCCAACTACAGAAATCACAACGGAGGAAATCGTTCCAACATCCCCAGTCACTTACCAGTGCTCTACAGCTCACAGCCCAAATCAATTTCCATTCATGGTCTCTGTTTTAAGCAGTAGCACGCTGAGTCATCTCTGTGCTGGGTTTATCTACAACGAGAGATTCATCATCACAGCGGCTTCTTGTGTCATTCG AAAAACAGGACCAATGCTTAATGTTACGGTTGGTCAATTCCGATTCGACAGACCAGAAACAGATGAAACAATATTTCCCGTCATCGCAGTCACCTTGCATCCACAATACAGGGAATCAAATCAAACGAATAACATAGCCGTTGTCCAG ATTTCAGGAAGTATCACTTTTGGAGAAAACGTTAACTTTATCTACTATGACTCAGTTTTGAATGGCAATCCGTGTTCCGTTGCTGGATGGGCTTCAACACTG GATGGTGCCTGCGTACGGTCCCTGAGTCTTTTGTGGGACAATAGCGAAATCATCCAGACCAATGCGGATTGTTCTCTGTCACTAATATCGAGCTTCGATTCATCCACCATGTTTTGCACCAAAA AGGCCGCCGATAACTGCGAGTTTGAAAGCGGAGCTCCGTTAATCCAGGGTGTTCCGCCGGTTGTCGTTGGAATCAAGTCTGTATCCCAGGAATGTGCCAAATCTTCGCACGTTGTCTACACTCGCATTTCCTACTATTTCAACTGGTTGATCAGCGTG AGCTCTCGTGTTGTAGGTGGTACGGACGTCAACTCCAAACAATTCCCTTTCATCGTacaaattcaaacaaaagggGAACACCGTTGCGCCGGCTACATTTACAATGCAAATTGGATAGTGACTACCGCTGTTTGCGTCTACGG CTATAAATTATCTGATTTGAAAGTGGTTGTGGGCCAAGTTTCTCTAATAGCAATCGATCCTGGCGAGGAATACTTTGACGTGATATCTAACCATATCCACGAATCGTATGAGGCCGCTACCAAGAGAAACAACATCGCCATGCTTCAA CTCTCTAGGTCAATTACGTTTAATGATTACTCGAGGTCCATTGCCCATGGAGAACTCCCTACAACGGCGACGAATGGCACTCTGTTGGGCTGGGGGAATTCAGGG TCGGGAAATATTGCTTCCAGTCTAAAGTACGCCATTGTTCAAGTGGTAAACGATGATACCTGCCCTTCCATCGACTTCGACTTGTGGGACCCTACTTCGATGATATGCGCAGGAGATT TCACTCACAACGCGTGTTACGGTGACGCAGGCGGGCCATTGGTACTGGGAACATCCGTATCTAATTACGTTGTAGTTGGACTAGTTTCGCACAGCAGCAGTTGTTTTAGCCCGACCGCATATATCCGATTGTCTTTCTATACAGCCTGGATGCAAGGGATCGGTGGTGAAACATCGCCTATGCCTACGACGTTATTACAAACctcaactacaactactactgTAACGACCGAAATTGTTACCCCGTCATCCCCTGCGACTACGACAATGGCACAAACCACAACACAAACAACACAAACAACACCAACGCAAACACAAACCTCCAATACGAATGTTGACATAACAACAGAAGCTACTACAACGACAGGATTTGTTCAGACTTGTAACGTAGCTAGTGCAGGGCAATTtccctttgttgtttctgtgGGGGACCTTCTGTCAGGCCGACATTCGTGTGCCGGATTTATTTACAACGCCAATTACGTAGTTACAACAGCCTCCTGCGTTGCGAT GCTGGACAAGGACACGATTGTTGTAACTGCCGGTAGTTCACGATTGAATATTGCAGGGGCTGATTACCTTTACGGTGTACAACAAGTTGTGACAAACACAAAAGGTGACATTGCATTGATCCAG ACTTCAAGAAGCTTCATGTTCGATGAAAATGTCAACTTCATTCGTTTCGACCAAGCCAACTACAATGAACCTTCGAGCAACGTTATAGGATGGGCTTCCACAGAA GCTGGGGGATGTACAGCGTCTTTCGACCTCTTGTGGGGAGCAACTTCGTTGACGTCACAAATTAGCAACTGCGAGAGTTTGGTATCCAATTTTGACGCAGGAACAATGATTTGCGTTGCTGGATCGACCAACAGGAACTACAATTCGGCAGCAATAGTTGGATCGTGTAGTTTCGAAAATGGAGCCCCATTAATTCAAGGAACGCCATCTCTAGTAATAGGGATCAAATCTGTCGTTGAGCAGTCTTGTGCCACGGGACAGGTATTTACGATATATACTCGAATTTCGACTTTTTTCGATTGGCTTCTGATAAGTGCTGGGCCTCAGCCTTAA
- the LOC116925615 gene encoding C-type lectin domain family 6 member A, which translates to MLPSKVGAVFIVAGISFLLAIVAGTPFSARLDESKSSEDCPPYFQGNTSVPCWFLGNKCYCFSSFRLTTWMRSDEFCRGGNMTLLSLETEEEDKMINSHVQANPELNFSEFWTSGRYSQEGNNRWEWASVQPFQPFNYTNWHPVYNQPDDNEPGSCALLYFLDYSGYWADNVCIYSTRLICESIE; encoded by the exons ATGTTGCCCAGCAAAGTTGGTGCTGTCTTTATTGTTGCTGGAATAAGTTTTCTTCTGGCCATTGTAGCTGGGACACCTTTTTCTGCTCGTTTAGATGAATCGAAGTCCAGTG AAGACTGCCCACCCTACTTCCAAGGCAATACGAGCGTGCCCTGCTGGTTCTTGGGAAACAAATGTTATTGTTTCTCAAGTTTCAGG TTGACTACCTGGATGCGCTCCGATGAATTCTGCAGGGGAGGCAATATGACTTTGCTCAGTCTTGAAACTGAGGAGGAAGACAAGATGATTAACAGTCACGTTCAAGCCAACCCAG AATTGAATTTCTCCGAGTTTTGGACCTCGGGCAGATACTCCCAAGAAGGAAACAATCGCTGGGAATGGGCTTCTGTACAGCCATTTCAGCCATTTAACTACACCAATTGGCATCCGGTATACAATCAACCTGACGACAACGAGCCTGGAAGCTGCGCTCTGCTCTATTTCCTCGATTACAGCGGATACTGGGCCGACAATGTATGCATCTACTCAACAAGATTAATTTGCGAGTCGATCGAATGA
- the LOC116925563 gene encoding 26S proteasome non-ATPase regulatory subunit 5: MKCAITTVTLKRSHNNYIRYVNLEMTSPLDETTKLLAGLALGGSCMKTLESLRILLASVSLSELKEYAPKIDIDRIYKCLATSNKDQIDLTCEILKRILGAIPIGHAMVRYEDLFLQGLAHSENRVKELIFQELQMAADDPTTCEQLSTKLEILLSCLQLVGSTDESIARKASRVFISIARQGDTANVLVSPPIVEEMRTVSRKSDIVRYRIYDIVVTYCCTSEDKLAFCEEHQLIQTLLEEVSTQDILVQLNALELITTLASCQHGREYLERQGITQKLATRLDEATADPLASLLVPGLMKLFGALAHFQPDVLSRYPNFTNTMFNLIDDSDISLKMISIETLSFIAIERDGKLALSQQGSKMDKAIKTIGSLFTHAFNEVRLKALNSFAELTHVAPTETIDEDVQKIIEHWFYMLNPKPIQFIMNVTKQPFRDLRFSALNILLQLVRHNWAQKLMSQEPGFLEFLLDRRGEPDKDCLEMKFNIVKRLSESLHPESKIWSEYCMAQMRDHVREGLWFARAQSTVALESGP; the protein is encoded by the exons ATGAAATGTGCTATTACGACAGTAACGTTGAAACGCTCGCACAATAA TTACATAAGATACGTAAATCTGGAAATGACATCTCCATTGGATGAAACGACAAAGCTCTTAGCTGGTCTGGCATTGGGTGGTAGCTGTATGAAAACTCTCGAGTCACTACGAATCCTTCTAGCGTCTGTCTCTCTCAGTGAACTTAAGGAATACGCGCCAAAAATCGATATCGACAGGATCTACAAATGCCTTGCTACATCTAACAA agATCAAATTGATTTAACATGTGAAATACTGAAACGTATTCTGGGTGCCATTCCAATAGGGCATGCCATGGTTCGGTATGAAGATCTTTTTTTACAAGGACTTGCACATTCAGAAAATCGAGTAAAAGAATTGATATTTCAAGAG CTCCAAATGGCAGCTGATGATCCCACAACTTGTGAACAACTTTCGACCAAATTGGAAATTCTGCTTTCCTGCCTGCAACTGGTAGGCAGTACTGATGAATCCATTGCGAGGAAAGCCAGTAGAGTTTTTATATCTATTGCGCGTCAAGGCGATACAGCCAATGTGTTGGTCTCGCCTCCGATTGTTGAAGAGATGCGTACAGTGAGTCGCAAAAGTGACATTGTCCGCTATAGAATTTACGATATTGTCGTTACATACTGCTGTACTTCCGAAGATAAATTAGCTTTTTGCGAAGAACATCAGCTGATCCAAACCCTGCTGGAAGAAGTATCAACACAAGACATTCTTGTCCAGTTGAATGCATTGGAACTTATTACTACTTTGGCGTCTTGCCAACATGGTCGGGAGTATCTCGAGCGACAAGGGATTACCCAGAAGCTAGCCACCAGACTAGATGAAGCCACGGCAGATCCCCTTGCGTCGCTTCTTGTTCCTGGTTTAATGAAGCTTTTTGGTGCGCTCGCTCATTTCCAACCAGACGTTTTGTCAAGGTATCCAAACTTCACGAACACGATGTTCAACTTGATAGACGATTCCGACATTTCCCTAAAAATGATTTCGATTGAAACCCTTTCCTTCATTGCCATCGAGCGTGACGGCAAGTTGGCTCTGAGTCAACAAG GTTCCAAAATGGATAAGGCAATCAAGACGATCGGATCGTTATTCACTCACGCGTTTAATGAAGTTCGTCTGAAAGCACTCAATTCGTTTGCGGAGTTGACACATGTAGCCCCTACAGAA ACGATTGATGAAGATGTACAAAAGATCATCGAACATTGGTTCTATATGCTTAATCCCAAGCCAATTCAATTCATAATGAATGTGACGAAACAGCCATTTAGAGATTTGAGGTTTTCTGCGCTGAACATTCTTCTACAACTTGTCCGCCATAATTGGGCACAGAAACTAATGAGTCAGGAACCAG gcTTTTTAGAGTTTTTGCTCGATCGTCGAGGTGAGCCAGACAAGGACTGTCTTGagatgaaattcaacattgTGAAAAGATTAAGCGAGTCACTTCACCCCGAATCTAAGATATGGAGCGAGTATTGTATGGCGCAAATGCGCGATCACGTACGCGAAGGATTGTGGTTTGCTCGTGCTCAATCCACTGTTGCTCTTGAGAGCGGACCGTAA